In one window of Meiothermus sp. DNA:
- the murQ gene encoding N-acetylmuramic acid 6-phosphate etherase — translation MNKSLLATEQISEAHRDLETRSTPQVVQALIDDQLHAVEAVQRAAPQIVRAVERAAERMLEGGRLIYVGAGTSGRLGQLDASELPPTFSWPPERALACIAGGPEALWRAVEGAEDDFEAGRRDVLALHPTPSDVIIGIAASGTTPYPLGAFAAAKEAGALTIGIANNPETPIVQLSEVGIVLDTGPEVISGSTRLKAGTAQKIALNTFSSTLMVRLGKVYGNLMVDVQATNAKLLARAVRLTVAATGATEAEARAALERCGYRVKTAIVMLEKNLSAEAAQALLEKVDGNVRRALGG, via the coding sequence ATGAATAAATCCCTTCTGGCTACGGAACAAATTAGCGAAGCCCACCGCGACCTCGAGACCCGTTCTACCCCGCAGGTCGTGCAGGCCCTGATAGACGATCAGTTGCATGCGGTGGAAGCTGTGCAACGGGCTGCCCCCCAGATTGTCCGGGCTGTTGAGCGGGCTGCCGAACGGATGCTCGAGGGGGGGCGCTTGATTTATGTGGGGGCTGGAACCAGCGGGCGCCTGGGGCAGCTCGACGCTTCCGAACTTCCGCCCACCTTTTCCTGGCCGCCGGAGCGGGCCCTGGCTTGTATTGCCGGGGGCCCGGAAGCCCTCTGGCGAGCGGTGGAGGGTGCCGAGGACGACTTTGAGGCCGGAAGGCGCGACGTGCTGGCCCTGCATCCCACTCCGAGCGATGTGATTATCGGTATTGCTGCCTCGGGCACCACCCCTTACCCGCTGGGGGCTTTTGCCGCGGCCAAGGAAGCAGGGGCCCTTACCATTGGCATTGCCAACAACCCCGAGACCCCCATCGTGCAGCTAAGCGAGGTGGGCATTGTGCTGGATACCGGCCCCGAGGTCATCTCGGGCTCGACCCGCCTCAAGGCTGGCACAGCCCAGAAGATAGCCCTCAACACCTTTTCCAGTACCCTTATGGTGCGTTTGGGCAAGGTGTACGGCAACCTGATGGTGGACGTACAGGCCACCAATGCCAAACTGCTGGCGCGGGCGGTGCGGCTAACGGTAGCGGCCACCGGGGCCACCGAGGCAGAAGCCAGGGCGGCCCTCGAGCGCTGTGGATACCGCGTCAAAACCGCTATTGTAATGCTTGAGAAAAACCTTAGTGCAGAGGCGGCCCAGGCATTACTGGAAAAGGTAGATGGGAACGTGCGGCGAGCGCTGGGGGGCTAG
- a CDS encoding N-acetylglucosamine kinase translates to MHRVLGIDGGASSSKWAVLDAAGTVVAQGRTAPIIGHLFNDEMRFQVFAALDTLLSETKAYAPAAVVAGITGLDAGTPEAQQMAEYIGRALGLSQQQVGVFNDMELVYRAHFAPGEGMVVYAGTGSVAYSIAPNGTVYRAGGHGYLIGDEGAGFWIGKTALRHLMRWHDAGLDTALYPLARHLYAVLGGRDWPRIREYVYGGGRQAVAALAPAVGRAAEEGDETATQVLLQAGRELAELALTLRHRLGTLPVVLCGGALQVSPLIEQGARELIELSVQYASSAEAAARMALQMMKSEG, encoded by the coding sequence ATGCACCGTGTTTTGGGGATTGATGGAGGGGCCAGCAGCAGCAAATGGGCGGTGCTGGATGCAGCGGGTACAGTGGTGGCCCAGGGGCGCACGGCGCCCATTATCGGGCATCTGTTCAATGACGAGATGCGGTTCCAGGTGTTTGCGGCGCTGGACACGCTGCTGTCAGAGACAAAAGCCTACGCGCCCGCTGCCGTGGTGGCGGGCATTACCGGCCTGGATGCGGGCACGCCCGAAGCCCAGCAGATGGCTGAATATATCGGGCGAGCGCTGGGACTCTCGCAGCAGCAGGTGGGGGTGTTCAATGACATGGAGCTGGTCTACCGGGCCCACTTCGCCCCCGGCGAGGGGATGGTGGTGTATGCCGGAACCGGCTCGGTAGCCTACAGCATTGCCCCGAATGGCACCGTCTACCGGGCGGGCGGGCACGGCTACCTGATCGGGGATGAAGGGGCCGGTTTTTGGATCGGTAAAACCGCCCTGCGCCACCTGATGCGCTGGCACGATGCGGGGCTGGACACAGCTTTGTACCCGTTGGCCCGGCATCTGTATGCCGTGCTGGGGGGCCGGGACTGGCCGCGCATCCGCGAGTATGTGTATGGTGGGGGGCGGCAGGCCGTGGCGGCGCTGGCCCCGGCAGTGGGCCGGGCTGCTGAGGAAGGCGACGAGACCGCTACCCAGGTACTGCTCCAGGCTGGGCGCGAGCTAGCCGAACTGGCCCTGACCTTGCGGCATCGGTTGGGGACGCTGCCGGTGGTATTGTGCGGGGGGGCTTTGCAGGTGAGTCCGCTGATTGAGCAGGGGGCCCGTGAACTGATTGAGCTTTCGGTTCAATATGCCTCGAGCGCCGAGGCAGCGGCCCGTATGGCCCTGCAGATGATGAAATCGGAGGGCTAA
- a CDS encoding amidohydrolase gives MLLYGRVETMSEMDQAEAVYLEGERIADVGRLEDLSARYPGAKKKSFEQLTPGLHEAHAHPQMWGLQLESLDLDGLTEPQAVARRVAEKARTLSPGAWIRGGGYLFRAYPTRELLDAAAPHHPVFLQSRDRHSAWANSQALEQAGITPETPDPPGGALVRDAQGRPTGYLLENAQELVNRVLPRPGLAELERGLQDLACRGYTAVHHMGWCHYSLAEQLAQSGRLPVRLWWALDKDHWRETRPGWRGDRLEVAAVKFFADGALGSRTAWMIEPYPDGSHGLALDPLEFIESEGQAALQAGFGLVVHAIGTRAVQGALKVFHRLKLQARRIFRLEHVQHVRDAELLLLSGLNLALSMQPMHLLGDAELVRYHLKGHELEAFRLRDLWNTGLPLAFGSDAPVMRPLFELNLQAATAHPLNPAQNLTPAEVLWAHTRGAALAAGWPEHGQIRPGAPADLTLWEQGRPVGRVLGGALELS, from the coding sequence ATGCTGCTATATGGGCGCGTAGAAACCATGAGCGAAATGGATCAGGCCGAAGCGGTCTATCTCGAGGGCGAGCGTATTGCCGATGTGGGCCGCCTGGAAGACCTGAGCGCCCGTTACCCCGGCGCTAAAAAGAAGTCTTTTGAGCAGCTTACCCCCGGCCTGCACGAAGCCCATGCCCATCCGCAGATGTGGGGCCTGCAACTGGAGAGCCTGGATCTGGACGGCCTGACCGAGCCCCAGGCCGTGGCGCGAAGGGTGGCCGAGAAGGCCCGCACTCTGTCCCCCGGCGCCTGGATTCGCGGCGGGGGCTATTTGTTTCGGGCCTACCCTACCCGCGAACTGCTGGACGCCGCTGCCCCGCATCACCCGGTGTTTTTGCAGAGCCGCGACCGCCACTCGGCCTGGGCCAATAGCCAGGCCCTGGAGCAAGCGGGCATAACCCCCGAAACCCCCGACCCTCCGGGGGGGGCCCTGGTGCGGGATGCACAGGGCAGGCCCACCGGATATCTGCTCGAGAACGCCCAGGAGCTGGTCAACCGGGTGCTGCCCCGGCCCGGCCTGGCCGAGCTCGAGCGTGGCCTGCAAGACCTGGCCTGCCGGGGCTACACCGCCGTTCATCACATGGGCTGGTGCCACTACAGCCTGGCCGAGCAACTGGCCCAATCGGGACGGCTGCCGGTGCGGCTGTGGTGGGCGCTGGACAAAGACCACTGGCGCGAAACCCGGCCCGGCTGGCGGGGCGACCGCCTGGAAGTAGCGGCGGTCAAGTTCTTTGCCGATGGGGCCCTGGGTAGCCGTACCGCCTGGATGATCGAGCCCTATCCCGATGGCTCGCATGGCCTCGCGCTCGACCCGCTCGAGTTCATCGAAAGTGAGGGACAAGCAGCCTTGCAGGCTGGGTTTGGCCTGGTGGTGCATGCCATCGGCACGCGGGCGGTACAGGGGGCGCTGAAGGTTTTTCACCGCTTGAAGCTCCAGGCCCGGCGTATTTTCCGCCTCGAGCATGTCCAGCACGTGCGCGATGCCGAGCTGCTGCTGCTTTCGGGGCTAAACCTGGCCCTCTCGATGCAGCCCATGCACCTGCTGGGTGATGCCGAGCTGGTGCGCTATCATCTGAAGGGGCATGAACTCGAGGCCTTCCGCCTGCGCGACCTCTGGAACACCGGCCTGCCGCTGGCCTTCGGCTCGGATGCGCCGGTGATGCGGCCCCTCTTTGAACTGAACCTCCAGGCCGCTACGGCACACCCCTTAAACCCAGCCCAGAACCTGACCCCCGCCGAGGTGCTGTGGGCCCACACCCGGGGCGCTGCCCTGGCGGCAGGCTGGCCCGAACATGGCCAGATTCGCCCGGGCGCGCCCGCCGACCTGACCCTGTGGGAGCAGGGTCGTCCGGTGGGACGGGTGTTGGGGGGGGCGCTCGAGCTAAGCTAA
- a CDS encoding VanW family protein codes for MKRSLLISLGVFTGLVLGWAVFERYHHQRVFAGVEAAGVAVGGLTLDEAAAKISAATQNITPPRLTLKAGGQTLEVSAAELGWRPDARATAERAFAVGRTRFTERIAALLGQVKVPLVPSVDAGALEKRLQAIAQSLESPPQNAKVVFKDGQYLVTPEKAGLKLDIQSAIETYVLHPEQTVLEFFPKTLTPRLTAPMLEPVARRANELLRPVTLVYVEPRPAGGRNVHKRTLNSREVAALLSVQEDVKVNVPALNKILAQMARFDRLPVDARYVLSPEGQLVVRPEVEGWKMNQPETRKRLELALLRPDISEFALTVVPKAAQVRAADLPRAEDLQLLAEATTYYGGSAAERIANVHAAARNLDGYIVPAGGVFNFNDAIGNISPENGFMEALVISGGRTIKGVGGGVCQVSTTAFRALYQAGLPILERNQHAYRVRWYDPIVGYDAAVYQPYLNLRATNDTPGPLVVRTAFTRSTLTVRLYGIPDGRQVSVSKPTILSRTPHPPPQYIVDNSLRPGQVKQVDWAVDGYRTRITRTITHPDGKVEVDVLTSNFRPWRAVYQVGPQTPTPGDEVASRLP; via the coding sequence ATGAAACGGAGCTTGCTGATTAGTTTGGGAGTTTTCACCGGCCTGGTACTGGGCTGGGCTGTATTCGAGCGCTACCACCACCAGCGGGTGTTTGCAGGCGTAGAGGCCGCCGGGGTCGCGGTGGGCGGCCTGACCCTGGACGAGGCTGCCGCCAAAATTAGCGCCGCCACACAAAACATTACACCACCCCGCCTCACCCTCAAGGCAGGCGGACAAACCCTCGAGGTCTCTGCTGCCGAGCTTGGCTGGAGGCCGGATGCGCGCGCCACCGCCGAGCGGGCCTTCGCCGTGGGCCGTACCCGCTTTACCGAGCGCATAGCAGCTCTGTTGGGGCAGGTCAAGGTACCCCTCGTGCCCAGCGTGGACGCTGGCGCTCTGGAAAAGCGCCTGCAAGCAATTGCCCAGTCCCTCGAGTCCCCCCCCCAGAACGCCAAGGTCGTGTTTAAGGACGGTCAGTACCTGGTGACCCCAGAAAAAGCAGGGCTAAAGCTGGACATTCAGAGCGCGATTGAAACCTATGTGCTGCATCCTGAGCAGACCGTGCTCGAGTTCTTCCCCAAAACCCTCACCCCCCGCCTCACGGCCCCCATGCTGGAGCCTGTGGCCCGGCGGGCCAACGAGCTCCTGCGGCCCGTCACCCTGGTGTATGTCGAACCCAGGCCGGCCGGGGGTAGGAATGTACATAAACGCACCCTGAACAGCCGTGAGGTGGCCGCGCTTTTGAGCGTGCAGGAGGACGTCAAGGTTAATGTCCCGGCCCTGAATAAAATCCTGGCCCAGATGGCCCGCTTTGACCGGCTGCCGGTGGATGCGCGCTACGTCCTGAGCCCTGAGGGGCAACTGGTGGTGCGCCCGGAGGTGGAGGGCTGGAAGATGAACCAGCCCGAAACCCGCAAGCGACTGGAACTTGCCCTGCTGCGCCCCGATATCAGCGAGTTTGCCTTGACCGTGGTTCCCAAAGCTGCCCAGGTACGGGCCGCCGACCTCCCCAGGGCCGAAGACCTTCAGTTGCTGGCCGAAGCCACCACCTACTACGGCGGCTCGGCAGCCGAACGCATCGCCAACGTCCACGCCGCCGCCCGCAATCTGGATGGCTACATCGTGCCAGCAGGTGGGGTCTTCAATTTCAACGACGCCATCGGCAACATTAGCCCCGAGAACGGTTTCATGGAAGCCCTGGTCATCTCCGGAGGGCGCACCATCAAGGGCGTGGGGGGCGGGGTCTGTCAGGTCTCCACCACCGCCTTTCGGGCCTTGTACCAGGCCGGGCTGCCCATCCTCGAGCGCAACCAGCACGCCTACCGGGTGCGCTGGTATGACCCCATCGTGGGCTACGACGCGGCGGTGTACCAGCCCTACCTCAACCTGCGGGCCACCAACGACACCCCTGGCCCCCTGGTCGTGCGCACCGCCTTCACCCGCTCCACTCTCACGGTGCGGCTCTACGGCATCCCCGACGGACGGCAGGTTTCGGTTTCCAAACCCACCATCCTTTCCCGCACCCCCCACCCGCCGCCGCAGTACATCGTGGACAACAGCCTGCGCCCCGGCCAGGTCAAGCAGGTCGACTGGGCGGTGGATGGCTACCGCACCCGCATCACCCGCACCATCACCCACCCCGACGGAAAAGTGGAGGTGGACGTGCTCACCTCCAACTTCCGCCCCTGGCGGGCGGTCTACCAGGTGGGACCCCAGACGCCTACACCAGGGGATGAAGTGGCCTCGAGGTTGCCCTAG
- a CDS encoding diguanylate cyclase: protein MLAIPVLVLIWIFRPEEGFIHWLYPAFILLCVSWAWRLFHKAKLESIEREVVAITAAFFTIKLGYYFFWGDLTKNWVEIESTYWVMAFLMILLYIVFDARRGLMYSLALFVMTLALGLFRLGGGVALGSHRDEFLAFVRNEMRLFAMAGLLYALASIKDQLADAHRQVLQMHALARTDPLTGLPNRLALSEVLEEASQHMFGLYVVLLDIDHFKQINDRYGHDVGDQVLKEVGRRLRSSLRKGDMLGRWGGEEFMIVMRGESQHDVLAAVERLREDIAFWPFDEVGAVSASFGVAEGHMGDSIHNLLERADKALYQAKHLGRNRVELSPA from the coding sequence GTGCTGGCCATCCCCGTTTTGGTACTGATCTGGATATTTCGTCCCGAGGAAGGGTTCATTCACTGGCTGTATCCAGCGTTCATTCTGCTGTGTGTGAGCTGGGCCTGGCGGCTGTTTCACAAAGCTAAACTGGAGTCTATCGAACGGGAAGTTGTTGCCATCACGGCAGCCTTTTTTACCATCAAGCTGGGCTACTACTTCTTCTGGGGCGATCTCACAAAAAACTGGGTCGAGATCGAGAGCACCTACTGGGTCATGGCTTTTTTGATGATTTTGCTCTACATCGTTTTTGATGCCCGCAGGGGCTTGATGTACAGCCTGGCCTTGTTTGTGATGACCCTGGCCTTGGGCCTATTCCGCCTGGGGGGAGGGGTGGCGCTGGGAAGCCACCGCGACGAGTTCCTGGCTTTTGTGCGGAATGAGATGCGCTTGTTTGCCATGGCTGGCTTGCTCTACGCGCTGGCCAGCATCAAGGATCAGCTGGCCGATGCGCACCGGCAGGTACTGCAAATGCACGCCCTGGCCCGCACCGACCCCCTAACCGGGCTGCCCAATCGCCTGGCCCTGAGTGAGGTGCTGGAAGAGGCATCGCAACATATGTTCGGTTTGTATGTGGTTCTACTGGATATTGACCACTTCAAGCAAATTAACGACCGCTACGGACATGACGTAGGTGATCAGGTGCTCAAAGAGGTGGGCCGACGCCTGCGGTCTTCATTGCGAAAGGGCGACATGCTGGGGCGCTGGGGCGGCGAAGAATTCATGATTGTTATGCGTGGCGAAAGCCAGCACGATGTACTGGCTGCAGTGGAACGTTTGCGCGAGGACATCGCCTTCTGGCCCTTCGATGAGGTGGGGGCCGTCTCGGCCAGCTTTGGCGTGGCCGAAGGGCACATGGGCGACAGTATCCACAATTTGCTCGAGCGGGCCGACAAAGCGCTGTACCAGGCTAAACACCTGGGCCGCAACCGGGTGGAGCTGAGTCCGGCCTAG
- the plsY gene encoding glycerol-3-phosphate 1-O-acyltransferase PlsY, with the protein MEWTTWLILLLAYLFGAIPAGAWVARYYGVDIQKVGSGNTGATNILRTLGAGPAALVAVFDVFKGGIAVLLARLFGIEGPLLGGVALAAVLGHNYSVFLRFTGGKGVATSFGTLLFLDPLVALLAFPVGVLTMWLTRFVSAGSMIGGLAAVIVTIALGRPLWEILTLLVLAGLIFWTHRENIKRLQAGNERRLGDKASNSEVAK; encoded by the coding sequence GTGGAGTGGACAACCTGGCTCATCTTGCTGCTGGCCTATTTGTTTGGCGCGATTCCTGCGGGCGCTTGGGTGGCCCGCTACTATGGCGTAGACATCCAGAAAGTGGGCTCGGGCAATACTGGGGCTACCAACATCCTGCGTACCCTGGGGGCGGGCCCGGCAGCACTGGTGGCTGTGTTCGATGTGTTCAAGGGAGGTATCGCGGTTTTGCTGGCCCGCTTGTTTGGCATCGAAGGGCCCTTGCTGGGGGGGGTAGCGTTGGCTGCGGTGCTCGGTCACAACTATTCGGTTTTTCTGCGCTTTACAGGAGGAAAGGGGGTAGCGACCAGTTTTGGTACCCTGTTGTTCCTCGACCCCCTGGTGGCCCTGCTGGCTTTTCCGGTGGGCGTGCTCACCATGTGGCTTACCCGGTTTGTATCCGCCGGAAGTATGATTGGAGGTCTGGCCGCTGTGATTGTTACCATTGCACTGGGACGACCTTTGTGGGAAATCCTGACCCTGCTGGTGCTGGCTGGCCTTATTTTCTGGACGCACCGTGAAAACATTAAGCGCCTACAGGCTGGAAATGAGCGTCGCTTGGGCGATAAAGCGTCTAACTCGGAGGTGGCTAAATAG
- a CDS encoding sulfite oxidase-like oxidoreductase, with protein sequence MFGNFFKPKNLDTNRVPPGQVLTEKFPVLTYGPTPTVRPEEVRFEIKGQVEEAKTFSWPDLMALPQSDLTADFHCVTRWSKLDVQWSGIRVPDLMQQVKLKPQARAVLVHCYGGYTTNLSLDDFLLEQNLLAHTLFGQPIPRDHGGPLRLVVPHLYAWKSAKWVRALEFLDKEELGFWEVNGYHRRGDPWKEERFSDSG encoded by the coding sequence ATGTTTGGCAACTTTTTTAAGCCCAAAAACTTGGACACCAACCGGGTACCCCCCGGCCAGGTACTCACCGAGAAGTTCCCCGTGCTCACCTACGGCCCCACCCCCACCGTGCGCCCCGAGGAGGTGCGCTTTGAAATCAAGGGGCAGGTGGAAGAGGCCAAAACATTTAGCTGGCCAGACTTGATGGCCCTCCCACAGTCCGACCTGACCGCCGACTTCCACTGCGTGACCCGCTGGAGCAAGCTGGACGTGCAGTGGAGCGGTATTCGTGTGCCGGACCTGATGCAGCAGGTCAAACTCAAGCCGCAGGCCAGGGCTGTGCTGGTGCACTGCTACGGGGGCTATACCACCAACCTGAGCCTGGACGATTTTTTGCTCGAGCAAAACCTGCTGGCCCACACCCTTTTTGGCCAGCCCATTCCCCGCGACCACGGTGGCCCTTTGCGCCTGGTGGTGCCCCACCTGTACGCCTGGAAAAGCGCCAAGTGGGTGCGCGCTTTGGAATTTCTGGATAAGGAAGAGCTGGGCTTTTGGGAAGTGAACGGCTACCACCGCCGGGGCGATCCCTGGAAAGAGGAGCGCTTTAGCGATAGCGGATAG
- a CDS encoding DUF190 domain-containing protein: MKLQGEAKLVRIFLGESDKWQGQPLYEAIVLEAKKSGLAGATVFKGFMGFGAHSRIHTAKILQLSEDLPICIEIVDSEEKIQAFLPTLDQMVREGLITMEKVEVIQYRSR; this comes from the coding sequence ATGAAGCTGCAAGGGGAAGCCAAACTGGTGCGGATTTTTTTGGGGGAGTCGGACAAGTGGCAGGGTCAACCGCTGTACGAGGCCATTGTGCTCGAGGCCAAAAAATCGGGCCTGGCCGGAGCCACGGTCTTCAAGGGATTCATGGGCTTTGGTGCCCATTCCCGCATTCACACCGCCAAAATTCTCCAGCTTTCCGAAGACCTGCCCATCTGCATTGAGATTGTGGACAGCGAGGAAAAGATTCAGGCCTTCCTGCCCACCCTGGATCAAATGGTGCGGGAGGGGCTTATCACCATGGAAAAAGTGGAGGTCATCCAGTACCGTTCGCGCTAG
- the crcB gene encoding fluoride efflux transporter CrcB — translation MERYLLVMLGGAIGAALRYGLGAWVQGLSGPGFPWSTFLINLSGSFLIGLVLRLSLDGALSPEWRLFLAVGVLGGYTTFSTFSWETLTLVQQGEWPKAFLYVAGSVLLGFGVVWLAYRWAGRWV, via the coding sequence GTGGAGCGCTATCTGCTGGTCATGCTGGGGGGCGCCATAGGCGCCGCGCTGCGCTATGGGCTGGGGGCTTGGGTGCAGGGCCTCAGCGGGCCGGGGTTCCCCTGGAGCACCTTTCTGATTAACCTCTCCGGCAGCTTTTTGATTGGCCTGGTGCTGCGCCTGAGCCTGGACGGGGCCCTGAGCCCAGAGTGGCGGCTGTTTCTGGCGGTGGGGGTGTTGGGGGGCTACACTACCTTTTCCACCTTTAGCTGGGAGACCCTCACCCTGGTGCAGCAGGGGGAGTGGCCCAAAGCCTTTTTGTATGTCGCAGGTAGCGTGCTGCTGGGCTTTGGGGTGGTCTGGCTGGCCTACCGCTGGGCCGGGAGGTGGGTATGA
- a CDS encoding DUF4384 domain-containing protein, with product MRFWSVAILMLLLGACAPQPGISDNQRREWGLQPIIGNFAPDRGEGGKYKLRERVFFSFTLSQPGYVTLVTMDSDSTTVVLERNVQLPAGRHTFPLATDRNAQGQATYLVVPPLGPSRFRLLYTSTPATNRELFRGKLSNEEFNRHTQAYLSEAPVRDVAETWMEAGPQ from the coding sequence ATGAGATTTTGGAGCGTTGCAATTTTAATGCTGCTATTGGGAGCTTGCGCCCCCCAGCCGGGGATTAGCGATAACCAAAGGCGGGAATGGGGTTTACAGCCCATCATTGGCAACTTTGCACCCGACCGGGGCGAGGGCGGCAAGTACAAGCTGCGCGAACGGGTGTTTTTCAGCTTCACCCTGAGCCAGCCCGGCTACGTGACGCTGGTGACCATGGACTCCGACTCCACCACGGTGGTGCTCGAGCGCAACGTGCAACTGCCCGCCGGACGCCACACCTTCCCCCTGGCCACCGACCGCAACGCCCAGGGCCAGGCCACCTATCTGGTGGTGCCCCCCCTGGGGCCTTCGCGCTTTAGGCTCCTGTACACCAGTACCCCGGCCACCAACCGCGAGCTATTCCGGGGCAAGCTAAGCAACGAGGAGTTCAACCGCCATACCCAGGCCTACCTGAGCGAGGCCCCGGTGCGCGATGTGGCCGAGACCTGGATGGAGGCAGGACCCCAATGA
- the tgt gene encoding tRNA guanosine(34) transglycosylase Tgt: MFKFSITAQSGRARTGLFSTPHGEVQTPLFMPVGTQGSVKGISPRELKEIGSQIILGNTYHLLLRPGPERVRALGGLHKFAAYDGPWLTDSGGFQVMSLGDLRKISEQGVTFRSHLNGDLIALTPEYSIQVQEALGADIIMAFDECPPYPATPDYLKASIERTLRWLERCLKAKTRPDQALFAIAQGGTDLALRKASAEATVAFDTPGLAIGGLAVGEPKEGMYPAVALSTQLLPEHKPRYLMGVGHPEDLVASVALGVDMFDCVYPTRTGRFGYALVPEGRLNLKLTRYLDDPRPIDPECDCYACTHFSRAYLSHLVRAEEMLAPRMISLHNLRYLHRLMESARSAIRSGDYGEFAKDFAGKRFGRAIPPWFTGALQEGGHWP, translated from the coding sequence GTGTTCAAGTTTTCCATCACCGCCCAGTCCGGCAGGGCCCGCACCGGGCTTTTTAGCACCCCCCACGGCGAGGTGCAAACCCCGCTCTTCATGCCGGTGGGCACCCAGGGCAGTGTGAAGGGGATTTCACCCAGGGAACTTAAAGAAATTGGCTCGCAGATTATCCTGGGCAACACCTACCATCTGCTCCTGCGTCCCGGCCCCGAGCGGGTGCGGGCCTTGGGCGGGCTGCACAAGTTTGCTGCCTACGATGGCCCCTGGCTCACCGACTCGGGCGGCTTTCAGGTGATGAGCCTGGGCGACCTGCGCAAAATTAGCGAGCAGGGCGTGACTTTTCGCAGCCACCTGAATGGCGACCTGATTGCACTGACCCCGGAATACAGCATCCAGGTACAAGAGGCCCTGGGGGCCGATATCATCATGGCCTTTGACGAGTGTCCCCCCTATCCGGCCACCCCCGACTACCTGAAGGCTTCGATTGAGCGCACCCTGCGCTGGCTCGAGCGCTGCCTGAAGGCCAAAACCCGCCCCGACCAGGCCCTTTTTGCCATTGCGCAGGGCGGTACCGACCTGGCCCTTCGTAAGGCCAGCGCCGAGGCCACCGTGGCTTTCGACACCCCGGGCCTGGCCATTGGGGGGCTGGCGGTGGGCGAGCCCAAGGAAGGCATGTACCCGGCGGTTGCGCTCTCCACGCAGCTTTTACCCGAGCATAAGCCCCGCTACCTGATGGGGGTAGGCCACCCCGAAGACCTGGTGGCCTCGGTGGCCCTGGGGGTGGATATGTTCGATTGTGTATACCCCACCCGCACCGGGCGCTTTGGCTATGCCCTGGTGCCCGAGGGCCGCCTGAACCTGAAGCTCACCCGCTACCTCGACGACCCCCGCCCCATCGACCCCGAGTGCGACTGCTACGCCTGCACGCACTTCAGCCGGGCCTACCTCTCGCACCTGGTGCGGGCCGAGGAGATGCTGGCCCCCCGCATGATCTCGCTGCATAACCTGCGCTACCTGCACCGCCTGATGGAAAGCGCTCGATCTGCCATCCGGTCCGGCGATTATGGCGAGTTTGCCAAAGACTTTGCCGGTAAGCGCTTTGGACGCGCAATTCCCCCATGGTTTACCGGGGCTCTTCAGGAAGGGGGGCACTGGCCTTAG
- a CDS encoding AI-2E family transporter has product MGATLNWAWQNPWVRLAVYAALAGLGLLFLSWILNGARTAIGIVLAAFVFSYIANPVVRWFEVRRLTRALGVVTVFVGMLFFMGLATVLLAGMVGQLARFAAGLPVLLQPLIDWAQKLPEHIGRFELPPVLLEALNQATLNLQTLLQAFIQTLLQALQGVLAQGGNLLGFVTGLLGGAFQLLTVITISIYLLYDLPRIGSALFKAIPQPYQPQALELAQKADMAFGGYVRGTLLGALFNGLLITVVMYVSFGFFQGFGLEVLTQAISLGFLAFIFSFVPVLGVIISAIPALVLALPLGWLALAVVALALWICNQIQGVVWPVIMGRTTSLHPVTGIAAVLIGASLFGLGGALLSVPLMAFIKILYTDYYLNSRFYQEG; this is encoded by the coding sequence ATGGGCGCAACGTTGAACTGGGCCTGGCAGAACCCCTGGGTTCGCTTGGCGGTGTACGCAGCTCTGGCCGGGTTGGGGCTGCTATTTCTAAGCTGGATTTTGAACGGCGCGCGCACGGCCATCGGGATTGTGCTGGCGGCTTTTGTGTTTTCGTACATAGCCAACCCGGTGGTGCGCTGGTTTGAAGTGCGCCGCCTGACCCGGGCCTTGGGCGTGGTGACTGTTTTTGTGGGCATGCTTTTTTTCATGGGCCTGGCTACGGTGTTGCTGGCCGGCATGGTGGGCCAGCTGGCCCGCTTTGCTGCCGGTTTACCCGTACTTTTGCAGCCCCTCATCGACTGGGCCCAAAAACTGCCCGAACACATAGGCCGGTTCGAGCTACCGCCGGTGCTGCTCGAGGCCCTCAATCAGGCCACCCTCAACCTACAGACCTTGCTCCAGGCTTTCATTCAGACCTTGCTCCAGGCCCTCCAGGGGGTGCTGGCCCAGGGAGGGAACCTGCTGGGCTTTGTCACGGGGCTGTTGGGCGGTGCTTTTCAGCTTCTTACCGTGATTACCATCTCGATATACCTGCTCTACGACCTGCCCCGCATTGGTTCGGCCCTCTTCAAGGCCATACCCCAGCCCTACCAGCCACAGGCCCTCGAGCTGGCCCAGAAAGCCGACATGGCCTTTGGGGGCTACGTGCGCGGCACCCTTCTGGGCGCTTTGTTCAATGGGCTGCTCATTACCGTAGTGATGTATGTATCGTTTGGCTTTTTTCAGGGGTTTGGCCTCGAGGTTCTGACCCAGGCCATCTCGCTGGGCTTTTTGGCTTTTATCTTTAGCTTTGTACCCGTGCTGGGCGTGATTATCTCGGCCATCCCCGCGTTGGTGCTGGCCTTGCCGCTGGGCTGGCTGGCCCTGGCGGTGGTGGCCCTGGCCCTGTGGATCTGTAACCAGATTCAAGGGGTGGTATGGCCGGTGATTATGGGCCGTACCACCAGCCTGCACCCGGTCACGGGCATTGCAGCGGTGCTGATTGGCGCCTCGCTTTTTGGCCTGGGCGGGGCCTTGCTATCGGTACCTCTGATGGCCTTTATAAAAATCTTGTACACCGACTACTACCTGAATAGCCGTTTCTACCAGGAGGGCTAA